In one Komagataeibacter sp. FNDCR2 genomic region, the following are encoded:
- a CDS encoding PhoH family protein, translating to MTMQFEDNALLAQLVGDHDRHLLHLERGFDVRLSCRGNRIAISGAAQRVGLTQGTLAELYRRASAGQTVDTAAVDTAIRLAAHAFSAPPAATGDLPAMQDVRTPVIPAAPSLADLPSIMTRRGPIVPRSIGQGHYMAMLARQEMVFGLGPAGTGKTYLAVAQAVAMLQAGQVDRIVLSRPAVEAGERLGFLPGDLKEKIDPYLRPLYDALHDMMPGDQVIRRMGTGEIEVAPLAFMRGRTLAHCFVILDEAQNTTPAQMKMFLTRMGEGTRMVITGDLSQVDLPRGVTSGLREAVETLDGLPGIGMMRFESRDVVRHPLVARIVEAYDQRAGAQHRPHRARSQQENNETSK from the coding sequence GTGACCATGCAGTTCGAGGATAATGCGCTTCTGGCCCAGCTTGTGGGGGATCACGACCGTCATCTCCTGCACCTTGAACGTGGATTTGATGTCCGGCTGTCCTGCCGTGGCAACCGCATCGCCATCAGCGGCGCGGCCCAGCGGGTCGGACTGACGCAGGGTACGCTGGCCGAACTCTACCGCCGCGCCAGCGCGGGCCAGACGGTCGATACCGCCGCGGTCGATACCGCCATCCGCCTGGCGGCCCATGCCTTTTCAGCACCACCCGCCGCGACAGGGGACCTGCCCGCCATGCAAGATGTCCGCACGCCCGTCATTCCCGCCGCCCCCTCGCTTGCGGATCTGCCCAGCATCATGACCCGCCGTGGCCCCATCGTGCCGCGTTCGATCGGTCAGGGCCATTACATGGCCATGCTGGCCCGGCAGGAAATGGTGTTCGGCCTGGGCCCGGCGGGCACCGGCAAGACCTACCTTGCCGTGGCGCAGGCGGTGGCCATGCTCCAGGCCGGGCAGGTGGACCGGATCGTGCTGTCGCGCCCGGCGGTCGAAGCCGGTGAGCGGCTGGGCTTCCTGCCCGGCGACCTGAAGGAAAAGATCGACCCCTACCTGCGCCCGCTCTATGACGCGCTGCATGACATGATGCCGGGCGATCAGGTAATCCGCCGCATGGGCACGGGCGAGATCGAGGTCGCGCCCCTCGCCTTCATGCGCGGGCGCACGCTGGCGCACTGTTTTGTCATTCTGGACGAGGCGCAGAACACCACCCCCGCCCAGATGAAGATGTTCCTGACCCGCATGGGCGAGGGCACGCGCATGGTCATTACGGGCGATCTGAGCCAGGTTGACCTGCCGCGCGGCGTGACATCCGGCCTGCGGGAAGCCGTCGAGACACTGGACGGCCTGCCAGGGATCGGCATGATGCGCTTTGAATCACGTGACGTGGTGCGCCACCCGCTGGTGGCGCGTATAGTGGAGGCATACGATCAGCGTGCCGGGGCGCAACACCGCCCGCATCGCGCGCGATCGCAGCAGGAGAACAATGAAACCTCGAAGTAG
- the ybeY gene encoding rRNA maturation RNase YbeY, translating into MDEPDVTVADRRWNRAVRHPVRLVTRAVDTALAATGCHGPVTVVLADDRTVRQMNWRHRGRNRATNVLTFEYAPMQARGGVWGGDIIIAFETVRREARAARRDMAAHLAHLVIHGVLHLAGYDHHHPGEAREMEMHEARLLSGLGVANPWKQGRMAGMRERRP; encoded by the coding sequence ATGGACGAACCCGATGTAACCGTGGCGGACAGGCGCTGGAACCGCGCCGTCCGCCACCCCGTCCGTCTGGTCACGCGCGCGGTGGACACCGCGCTGGCGGCCACCGGCTGCCATGGCCCGGTCACGGTCGTACTGGCGGATGACCGCACGGTGCGACAGATGAACTGGCGCCATCGCGGGCGCAACAGGGCCACCAATGTCCTGACATTCGAATACGCGCCCATGCAGGCGCGTGGCGGCGTGTGGGGCGGTGACATCATCATCGCGTTCGAGACGGTCCGGCGCGAGGCCCGTGCGGCCCGGCGCGACATGGCCGCCCATCTGGCGCACCTGGTCATTCACGGTGTCCTGCACCTGGCCGGGTACGACCACCACCACCCCGGCGAGGCGCGGGAGATGGAAATGCACGAAGCCCGCCTGCTGTCCGGCCTTGGCGTCGCCAATCCATGGAAGCAGGGCCGGATGGCGGGCATGCGGGAGAGACGGCCATGA
- a CDS encoding hemolysin family protein has translation MSRPGTDAADGAEPPSGSRGKGLLSLFSRRRGEQGLRHSIAALVKEADEAAEEGDPRSSELDRQERALLANVLRLRGITADDVMIPRADIVAMPVSISLDEALAMMRRENHSRMPVYREQLDDIVGMIHVKDLIAYVGTSEAFRMEPLLRQPLMVAPQLPVLDLLLQMRQRHVHLALVIDEYGGIDGLVTIEDLIETIVGDISDEHDEPTVNMIRERPDGTLDVDARTPVATFEEKVGPILTRDEREAEIETVGGLVFRLAGHVPTRGEIVTHESGMVFRILDSDARHIRHVRVRLPPKESP, from the coding sequence ATGAGTCGCCCCGGCACGGATGCGGCGGACGGCGCGGAACCTCCGTCCGGATCGCGCGGCAAGGGATTGCTGTCACTGTTCAGCCGCAGGCGTGGCGAACAGGGACTGCGCCATTCCATTGCCGCGCTGGTCAAGGAAGCCGATGAGGCGGCGGAGGAAGGCGACCCCCGCTCATCCGAACTCGACCGGCAGGAGCGCGCCCTGCTGGCCAACGTGCTGCGCCTGCGCGGCATCACCGCCGATGATGTGATGATCCCGCGCGCCGACATCGTGGCGATGCCGGTCAGTATCAGCCTTGATGAGGCGCTGGCCATGATGCGGCGGGAAAACCATTCCCGCATGCCGGTCTATCGGGAGCAGCTCGATGACATCGTGGGCATGATCCATGTCAAGGATCTGATCGCCTATGTCGGCACGAGCGAGGCCTTCCGCATGGAACCGCTGCTGCGCCAGCCGCTGATGGTGGCGCCGCAGTTGCCGGTGCTCGACCTGCTGTTGCAGATGCGCCAGCGCCATGTGCATCTGGCGCTGGTGATCGATGAATATGGCGGGATTGACGGTCTCGTCACCATCGAGGACCTGATCGAGACGATCGTGGGCGACATCTCGGACGAGCATGACGAGCCCACCGTCAACATGATCCGCGAACGGCCCGACGGCACGCTGGATGTCGATGCCCGCACCCCCGTCGCCACGTTCGAGGAAAAGGTCGGCCCGATCCTGACCCGTGATGAACGTGAGGCCGAAATCGAGACCGTGGGCGGCCTTGTGTTCCGTCTTGCCGGGCACGTACCCACGCGGGGCGAGATCGTAACCCACGAAAGCGGCATGGTTTTCCGCATCCTGGATTCGGATGCCCGCCACATCCGCCATGTGCGCGTGCGCCTGCCGCCCAAGGAAAGCCCGTAA
- a CDS encoding thioredoxin domain-containing protein, translated as MPIKRRTLLALAPALLTGGGLLSSRAMAQAADPRMSIRAAGNPSAKVHVEEWFSLTCTHCARFAAEVFPEIRSKLIDTGKVYYIFRDFPLDQDALTAAMVARSLPPERYEAFVLALLSSQDRWAFEQGVDHIAEIGKMAALAGMSPDQFQQTIHDETLRHAIMEQEDRAQMQYKIDGTPTFRFNDREQVSQELSYEEFAKKVEAAAR; from the coding sequence ATGCCCATCAAACGCCGCACCCTGCTTGCCCTTGCCCCCGCGCTGCTGACTGGCGGCGGCCTGCTGTCCAGCCGGGCCATGGCGCAGGCGGCCGATCCGCGCATGTCGATCCGGGCGGCGGGCAACCCTTCGGCCAAGGTCCATGTCGAGGAATGGTTCTCCCTCACCTGCACGCATTGCGCGCGCTTCGCCGCCGAGGTCTTTCCCGAAATCCGCAGCAAACTGATCGACACCGGCAAGGTGTACTATATTTTCCGTGATTTCCCGCTGGATCAGGACGCGCTCACCGCCGCCATGGTGGCCCGCAGCCTGCCGCCCGAACGCTACGAGGCCTTCGTGCTCGCCCTGCTGTCCAGCCAGGACCGCTGGGCATTCGAGCAGGGCGTGGACCATATCGCGGAAATCGGGAAAATGGCGGCCCTTGCCGGCATGTCGCCCGACCAGTTCCAGCAGACCATCCATGACGAGACCCTGCGCCACGCCATCATGGAGCAGGAGGACCGGGCCCAGATGCAGTACAAGATCGACGGCACCCCCACCTTCCGCTTCAATGACAGGGAGCAGGTCTCGCAGGAACTGAGCTACGAGGAGTTTGCCAAAAAGGTCGAGGCGGCGGCCCGTTGA